From Primulina tabacum isolate GXHZ01 chromosome 2, ASM2559414v2, whole genome shotgun sequence, one genomic window encodes:
- the LOC142536840 gene encoding putative protein phosphatase 2C 47 isoform X2 yields MSNQTLASFGPIEKHTTEFGLKPPSGKASLPMYRSGSCSEIGPKTFMEDEYICVDNLHEHLGTANGFPSPGAFYGVFDGHGGVGAASFARKNILNFIVEDLHFPDGVDRAIQNAFVKADNALADASNIDRSSGTTALTAIMLGRTMVIANAGDSRAVLGKRGRAIELSKDHKPNCTSEKLRIEKLGGVIYDGYLNGQLSVARALGDWHMKGAKGTKCPLSSEPEIEEVNLTEEDEFLIIGCDGLWDVMSSQYAVTVVRKALMMHNDPGKCSRELVREALSRNTCDNLTVVVVCFSPDPPPRIEIPKSQKRRSISAEGLDLLKGVLNDV; encoded by the exons ATGTCGAACCAAACTCTAGCCAGCTTCGGCCCCATCGAG AAACACACAACTGAATTTGGTTTAAAGCCACCATCAGGAAAGGCTTCTCTACCTATGTATCGGTCAGGAAGCTGCTCTGAAATAGGGCCAAAGACATTTATGGAGGATGAGTACATTTGTGTAGATAACCTACATGAACATCTTGGTACAGCTAATGGTTTTCCTTCACCTGGAGCATTCTATGGG GTTTTTGATGGTCATGGTGGTGTTGGTGCTGCGTCTTTCGCTCGAAAGAACATTCTTAACTTCATCGTCGAGGACTTACATTTCCCAGATGGGGTTGATAGAGCAATCCAGAATGCTTTTGTGAAAGCGGATAACGCATTGGCAGATGCCAGTAATATTGATCGCTCATCTGGGACCACCGCTCTGACTGCTATTATGTTAGGAAG GACCATGGTAATTGCTAATGCTGGGGATTCTCGAGCAGTTCTCGGGAAAAGAGGGAGAGCAATAGAATTGTCGAAAGATCACAAGCCCAACTGCACATCCGAAAAACTTAGAATAGAAAAGCTAGGGGGAGTTATCTATGATGGCTATCTCAACGGCCAACTATCGGTGGCACGAGCTTTGGGCGACTGGCATATGAAAGGTGCTAAAGGTACAAAATGCCCCTTAAGCTCAGAACCGGAGATAGAAGAAGTGAACTTAACCGAAGAAGATGAATTCCTGATTATAGGCTGTGACGGTCTATGGGACGTCATGAGTAGTCAATATGCTGTAACCGTAGTAAGGAAGGCGCTGATGATGCACAACGATCCTGGGAAGTGCTCACGAGAACTTGTTCGCGAGGCACTCAGTCGCAACACATGCGATAATCTTACCGTGGTTGTGGTCTGTTTCTCACCTGATCCTCCACCTCGTATCGAGATTCCGAAATCTCAGAAGAGGAGAAGCATATCAGCTGAGGGGCTTGATCTTCTAAAAGGCGTACTGAATGATGTTTGA
- the LOC142536840 gene encoding putative protein phosphatase 2C 47 isoform X1: protein MAGGTSSSSCQAKLENGFCKENQKISDFEKKKIQENHDEGGQAKVALPPVMRHCISHETLADTFSLKHTTEFGLKPPSGKASLPMYRSGSCSEIGPKTFMEDEYICVDNLHEHLGTANGFPSPGAFYGVFDGHGGVGAASFARKNILNFIVEDLHFPDGVDRAIQNAFVKADNALADASNIDRSSGTTALTAIMLGRTMVIANAGDSRAVLGKRGRAIELSKDHKPNCTSEKLRIEKLGGVIYDGYLNGQLSVARALGDWHMKGAKGTKCPLSSEPEIEEVNLTEEDEFLIIGCDGLWDVMSSQYAVTVVRKALMMHNDPGKCSRELVREALSRNTCDNLTVVVVCFSPDPPPRIEIPKSQKRRSISAEGLDLLKGVLNDV from the exons atggctGGTGGAACTAGCTCATCATCTTGTCAAGCTAAATTAGAAAATGGGTTTTgcaaagaaaatcaaaagatttcagattttgaaaagaaaaaaatccaAGAAAATCACGATGAAGGCGGCCAAGCTAAAGTAGCACTGCCACCGGTAATGAGGCATTGCATCAGCCATGAAACTTTGGCCGATACCTTCTCATTG AAACACACAACTGAATTTGGTTTAAAGCCACCATCAGGAAAGGCTTCTCTACCTATGTATCGGTCAGGAAGCTGCTCTGAAATAGGGCCAAAGACATTTATGGAGGATGAGTACATTTGTGTAGATAACCTACATGAACATCTTGGTACAGCTAATGGTTTTCCTTCACCTGGAGCATTCTATGGG GTTTTTGATGGTCATGGTGGTGTTGGTGCTGCGTCTTTCGCTCGAAAGAACATTCTTAACTTCATCGTCGAGGACTTACATTTCCCAGATGGGGTTGATAGAGCAATCCAGAATGCTTTTGTGAAAGCGGATAACGCATTGGCAGATGCCAGTAATATTGATCGCTCATCTGGGACCACCGCTCTGACTGCTATTATGTTAGGAAG GACCATGGTAATTGCTAATGCTGGGGATTCTCGAGCAGTTCTCGGGAAAAGAGGGAGAGCAATAGAATTGTCGAAAGATCACAAGCCCAACTGCACATCCGAAAAACTTAGAATAGAAAAGCTAGGGGGAGTTATCTATGATGGCTATCTCAACGGCCAACTATCGGTGGCACGAGCTTTGGGCGACTGGCATATGAAAGGTGCTAAAGGTACAAAATGCCCCTTAAGCTCAGAACCGGAGATAGAAGAAGTGAACTTAACCGAAGAAGATGAATTCCTGATTATAGGCTGTGACGGTCTATGGGACGTCATGAGTAGTCAATATGCTGTAACCGTAGTAAGGAAGGCGCTGATGATGCACAACGATCCTGGGAAGTGCTCACGAGAACTTGTTCGCGAGGCACTCAGTCGCAACACATGCGATAATCTTACCGTGGTTGTGGTCTGTTTCTCACCTGATCCTCCACCTCGTATCGAGATTCCGAAATCTCAGAAGAGGAGAAGCATATCAGCTGAGGGGCTTGATCTTCTAAAAGGCGTACTGAATGATGTTTGA
- the LOC142536841 gene encoding uncharacterized protein LOC142536841, producing the protein MEKFEAYFQMADTDRDGRISGNEAVAFFKASNLPQQVLAQIWTFSDQNRTGFLGRSEFYNALKLVTVAQTKRDLTPDIVKAALYGPASAKIPAPEINLAVTPSPQLNLTTGASPMQLSATPISSQGVGVSGPHGFQSQQNQFVRPPHLPAPSYGFQSQPGISSQGLTGAGSIPVPHRPSSSDSFAGSTNAYSAGISSQVSNRSLSSSTTEGGFGPTFSSTSQSKPSEMSGLVQSSSAKPNDTVFLGSQVGKEDSKPHKASGNGSSRDSVFGDVFSVAPSETKQNSSAISYSAGIMPGLSAGTLPTKPTVVSQPPAIQAQQFQSTGKANQQISAKKPPVSPIPSGNLTSVQTQPPWPKITPSDVQKYSKVFVQVDTDRDGKITGEQARNLFLSWRLPREVLKQVWDLSDQDNDSMLSLREFCIALYLMERYREGRPIPAALPNNVMFEETSASSKPAVSYGNTSWRPATGFQQPLGTKNARPISSVGGGRPPRPVPVPQPEASVQQKPKVPALEKHLVDQLSTEEQDSLNKKFEEAKNAEKQVADLEKDILEAKQKIQFYQTKMQELILYKSRCDNRLNEITEKVVADKKEADSLGRKYEEKYKQVGDVASKLTIEEATFRDIQDKKMELYRTIVKLEQDNADGIQERANQLQSVLEELVKALNERCKTYGLRGKPTSLVELPFGWQPGIEGTAADWDEVWDKFEDEGFQYVKELTHDVENVIAPPKPKSALVREKVSPLDNSGSTKSPSKDDKKSDLPGSGERLLQNERPNNQNLEQTVRSPPDSPAGSAFDSPSKKLPELKLMKDVNINGSPHGFDTPGGYGRAESVLSGGRGFDEPGWGSFDSHYDTVAAWDFNPGTPKDSDIERRSESSLFGPDDWALNPIRTGSRTIDSTPTQGPFFDSVPSTPLYNSASILNPIRTGSTGMATPKQGPFFDSVPSTPLYNSTSSPHGDNMFSRNSLFADSVPSTPMYSFNNSPKGFNEGSEEPYSFNNFSRFDSFNMSDTGPFGSRESLTRFDSMRSTRDSDFDQGYFPPQESSFSRFDSFQSTGDSDYNFGSFPPQDTFTRFDSMRSSRDSDHGHGFPSFDDAADPFGSNEPFRTSLEGQTPKKDSDSWKAF; encoded by the exons atggaaaaattcgaGGCTTACTTTCAGATGGCGGACACGGATCGAGATGGTCGGATTAGCGGAAATGAGGCTGTTGCCTTCTTCAAGGCATCTAATCTACCCCAACAAGTTCTCGCTCAG ATATGGACATTTTCTGATCAAAACAGAACTGGTTTCCTAGGTCGCTCGGAATTTTATAATGCTTTGAAACTTGTTACGGTGGCACAAACTAAACGAGATTTGACTCCAGATATTGTGAAAGCTGCTTTATATGGTCCAGCTTCAGCTAAAATCCCTGCTCCGGAGATAAATCTTGCAGTTACACCTAGTCCCCAGTTGAATTTGACAACTGGTGCATCTCCTATGCAGTTGAGTGCCACTCCAATCTCTAGTCAAGGTGTCGGTGTAAGTGGTCCTCATGGATTTCAATCTCAGCAAAACCAATTTGTTAGACCACCTCACCTGCCTGCTCCTAGTTATGGCTTCCAGTCTCAACCAGGTATTTCAAGCCAAGGATTGACTGGGGCAGGTTCTATTCCTGTTCCTCACCGCCCTAGCTCCTCTGATTCATTTGCTGGCAGTACTAATGCTTACTCTGCTGGAATTTCCTCTCAAGTCTCTAACAGAAGCCTAAGTTCTTCCACAACAGAGGGTGGGTTTGGACCTACGTTCTCATCTACTTCACAATCAAAACCATCAGAAATGAGTGGGTTGGTTCAATCTTCTTCAGCCAAGCCAAATGATACTGTTTTCTTGGGCTCCCAGGTTGGAAAGGAAGACTCAAAACCACATAAAGCGTCTGGAAATGGATCTTCTAGGGACTCAGTTTTTGGGGATGTGTTCTCAGTGGCACCTTCTGAAACGAagcagaactcctcagcaattTCATATTCTGCTGGCATCATGCCTGGCTTGTCAGCTGGAACTCTACCTACTAAGCCAACTGTTGTTTCTCAGCCTCCTGCTATTCAAGCTCAACAATTCCAGTCCACAGGGAAAGCAAATCAACAAATTTCAGCTAAAAAACCCCCTGTATCTCCTATTCCATCTGGAAATCTTACTTCTGTTCAAACTCAGCCCCCATGGCCTAAAATTACTCCATCTGATGTTCAGAAGTACAGCAAGGTATTTGTGCAAGTCGACACCGACAGAGATGGGAAAATTACCGGTGAACAGGCACGTAACTTATTCTTGAGTTGGAGGCTACCACGAG AGGTCTTAAAGCAGGTCTGGGACTTGTCTGACCAAGACAATGATAGCATGCTTTCTTTGAGAGAATTCTGCATTGCTCTCTATTTGATGGAACGGTATAGGGAAGGGCGCCCTATTCCTGCAGCACTTCCCAACAATGTTATGTTTGAAGAGACGTCTGCCTCCAGCAAACCTGCTGTGTCATATGGCAATACCTCTTGGAGACCTGCTACTG GCTTCCAACAACCCCTAGGGACTAAGAATGCAAGGCCAATTTCTTCTGTTGGTGGAGGCAGGCCTCCTCGTCCAGTTCCTGTTCCCCAGCCTGAGGCGTCAGTCCAGCAAAAGCCCAAAGTTCCTGCTCTAGAGAAGCATCTTGTAGATCAACTTAGCACAGAGGAGCAGGATTCCCTGAATAAAAAGTTTGAGGAGGCAAAGAATGCCGAGAAACAG GTAGCAGATTTGGAAAAGGATATTTTAGAAGCTAAacagaaaattcagttttaTCAAACCAAGATGCAAGAACTT ATACTATACAAAAGCCGATGCGATAATCGTTTGAATGAGATCACCGAGAAAGTTGTAGCTGACAAAAAAGAG GCTGACTCATTAGGAAGAAAATATGAAGAGAAGTACAAGCAAGTTGGTGATGTGGCATCTAAATTAACcattgaagaagctacattTCGCGATATTCAG GATAAAAAAATGGAACTATACCGAACAATTGTCAAATTGGAACAAGATAATGCTGATGGTATTCAG GAACGAGCAAATCAACTCCAGTCAGTTCTTGAGGAACTGGTAAAAGCCTTGAATGAACGGTGCAAAACTTATGGGTTACGTGGAAAACCAACCTCACTCGTTGAGCTCCCATTTG GTTGGCAACCTGGCATTGAAGGAACAGCTGCTGACTGGGATGAAGTTTGGGATAAGTTTGAAGATGAAG GATTCCAATATGTCAAAGAGCTTACGCATGATGTGGAAAATGTTATTGCACCTCCCAAACCAAAATCTGCATTGGTTAGAGAGAAAGTTTCTCCATTGGATAACAGCGGTTCTACAAAATCACCAAGTAAAGATGATAAAAAATCAGACCTGCCTGGTTCTGGGGAGAGATTACTTCAGAATGAGAGGCCAAACAATCAAAACTTGGAGCAAACAGTAAGAAGTCCACCAGACAGTCCAGCAGGAAGTGCATTTGATAGCCCATCAAAGAAATTGCCAGAACTGAAATTGATGAAGGATGTCAATATAAATGGTTCACCACATGGATTTGACACCCCGGG TGGATATGGTAGAGCTGAATCTGTACTTTCTGGGGGGAGAGGTTTTGATGAGCCAGGTTGGGGTTCTTTTGATTCCCATTATGATACTGTTGCAGCATGGGATTTCAACCCTGGCACTCCTAAg GATTCTGACATTGAGAGACGTAGTGAAAGTTCGTTATTTGGTCCAGATGACTGGGCATTAAACCCAATAAGAACTGGATCTAGAACCATTGACTCAACTCCAACGCAGGGTCCATTTTTCGATTCTGTCCCTAGCACTCCGCTCTATAACTCTGCTAGCATATTAAATCCAATTAGAACTGGGTCTACGGGCATGGCCACTCCAAAGCAGGGTCCATTTTTCGATTCAGTTCCGAGCACACCACTCTATAATTCTACAAGCTCTCCGCATGGGGATAACATGTTTTCCAGGAATAGTCTATTTGCGGATTCAGTTCCGAGCACACCAATGTACAGTTTTAACAATTCTCCTAAAGGGTTCAACGAAGGTTCAGAAGAGCCATATTCATTCAACAATTTCTCAAGATTCGATTCCTTCAACATGAGTGACACTGGTCCTTTTGGTTCTCGTGAGTCTTTGACGAGATTTGATTCAATGCGAAGCACTAGAGATTCTGACTTTGATCAAGGATACTTTCCACCCCAAGAATCCTCCTTTTCAAGATTTGACTCTTTCCAGAGCACGGGAGATTCTGATTATAACTTTGGCTCATTTCCTCCACAAGACACGTTTACTAGATTTGATTCCATGCGGAGTTCTCGGGATTCTGATCATGGTCATGGTTTCCCTTCGTTTGATGATGCTGCGGATCCATTTGGGTCTAATGAGCCTTTTAGGACATCTCTCGAGGGTCAAACTCCCAAGAAAGATTCAGATAGTTGGAAAGCATTTTAG